The proteins below come from a single Gammaproteobacteria bacterium genomic window:
- a CDS encoding Ig-like domain-containing protein produces MLIIVSVLAGGCSGGSDNTLGGATGTGGDTGDTGGNQAGGDTAAPAATLTVTTSTQSIAADGSESATITAFVRDADNNLVAGVPVEFTASSGGISGSPAVTDDSGQATATLVTAGDNSLRTITVTAAAGSLQAQVNVQVVASSSASSVQMGNGSGATFQAGIIGISNSDVSAGGATSLTVSLVQSGGTLYTGAATINFNSPCVANGLAEIRQNGAPVTAVTTQTGIATVTYAAVGCSGDDVITASSTIDNESLSATGTVTVAAAAVGSIEFVSATPTNIALQGTGDATRPESSTVVFRVKDASNGPVQGATVAFTLNTAVGGIALSTTSETSDNQGFVQTVVNAGTVATSVKVTATVTSASQPISTQSSQLTVTTGIPTDDSFSLAVGCFNIEGWEYDGVTTEVTARLGDRFQNPVPDGTAITFTAEGGNIQSQCTTETTDIEGGVCSVNFRSSNPRPADGRVTILSKAIGEESFVDANGNGAFDDSETFSDIPEPFRDDNEDGDYDAGEDFFDFNNNQSRDVEDSNFNGVLCNDPLRCSGAPSTGIAESNLIILSGSAAVITDDAGLPPPSSVTMGTDSAMSFAFWIRDVNGNVMPGETTVTLSASGGGLTVTQPASYAIPCSAIAPDVQFPGITLFPFTITSSDAPGTGVVTLTVETPRGLLSTHQITVDVS; encoded by the coding sequence TTGCTGATCATCGTTTCCGTCCTCGCCGGCGGGTGCAGTGGCGGCAGTGACAACACGCTCGGAGGCGCCACGGGAACCGGCGGCGACACGGGCGACACGGGTGGAAACCAGGCCGGAGGCGACACCGCCGCTCCCGCGGCGACGCTCACCGTGACCACGAGCACCCAGAGCATCGCCGCCGACGGCTCCGAAAGCGCCACGATTACCGCGTTCGTCCGGGACGCAGACAACAATCTTGTCGCGGGCGTCCCGGTAGAGTTCACCGCATCGTCTGGTGGAATCTCCGGCTCCCCTGCCGTCACCGACGACAGCGGACAGGCCACCGCCACCCTGGTCACGGCGGGCGATAATTCGCTGCGCACCATCACGGTCACGGCCGCCGCCGGCTCGTTGCAGGCGCAAGTGAACGTTCAAGTGGTAGCTTCGTCCTCCGCCTCCTCCGTTCAAATGGGAAACGGCAGCGGCGCGACTTTCCAGGCCGGGATCATCGGTATTTCTAACTCCGACGTCTCCGCCGGCGGCGCCACGAGCTTGACCGTTTCCCTGGTGCAGTCGGGCGGTACTCTGTACACCGGCGCCGCGACGATCAACTTCAACTCCCCCTGCGTCGCAAACGGCCTCGCCGAGATCCGCCAAAACGGCGCCCCCGTGACGGCGGTCACCACGCAAACGGGTATCGCCACGGTCACCTACGCGGCTGTGGGCTGCAGTGGCGATGATGTGATCACCGCCAGCTCCACGATCGACAACGAAAGCCTGTCCGCCACGGGGACGGTCACCGTGGCGGCGGCAGCAGTGGGATCCATCGAATTCGTGTCGGCGACGCCCACGAACATTGCGCTGCAGGGCACCGGCGACGCAACGCGCCCGGAGAGCTCCACCGTCGTTTTCCGCGTGAAGGACGCGTCCAACGGACCCGTGCAGGGCGCGACGGTCGCGTTCACGCTGAATACGGCGGTCGGCGGCATAGCCTTGTCGACGACGTCCGAGACGAGCGATAACCAGGGCTTCGTTCAAACCGTGGTGAACGCGGGTACGGTCGCGACGTCCGTCAAAGTCACGGCCACCGTCACCAGCGCTTCGCAACCGATATCCACGCAGTCGAGCCAGCTTACGGTGACCACCGGAATTCCGACGGACGACAGCTTCTCCTTGGCCGTGGGCTGCTTCAACATCGAAGGGTGGGAGTACGACGGGGTTACGACCGAGGTCACGGCAAGGCTCGGCGACAGATTTCAGAATCCGGTGCCCGACGGCACGGCTATCACTTTCACCGCCGAAGGCGGCAACATTCAGTCGCAGTGCACGACAGAGACGACGGATATCGAAGGCGGCGTTTGCTCCGTCAATTTCCGCAGCTCGAATCCGCGGCCGGCCGACGGCCGTGTCACGATACTGTCGAAGGCGATCGGCGAGGAATCGTTCGTCGACGCGAACGGCAACGGCGCGTTCGACGACAGCGAGACGTTCTCGGACATTCCCGAGCCGTTCCGCGACGACAACGAAGACGGAGACTACGACGCGGGCGAAGATTTCTTCGATTTCAACAACAATCAGTCGCGGGACGTCGAGGATTCCAACTTCAACGGCGTCCTCTGCAACGACCCGCTCCGCTGTTCCGGCGCCCCCTCCACGGGCATTGCGGAATCGAACCTGATCATTCTGTCTGGCAGCGCGGCGGTCATCACGGACGACGCGGGGCTGCCTCCGCCCTCGTCGGTGACGATGGGAACGGACTCCGCGATGAGCTTCGCGTTCTGGATCCGCGACGTCAACGGCAACGTCATGCCCGGCGAAACCACCGTGACGCTTTCGGCGAGCGGGGGAGGCTTGACCGTCACGCAGCCGGCGTCCTATGCGATTCCGTGCAGTGCGATCGCGCCAGACGTCCAGTTCCCTGGGATCACTC